Proteins found in one Gimesia chilikensis genomic segment:
- a CDS encoding MBL fold metallo-hydrolase, translating to MTLHFQVLGKPGRDNALFVRVESGQSIARLLFDCGDGCLSSLPFSEIQAIDHLFFSHLHMDHIGGFDSFFRCTFNRDVKPNVIWGPAGTSAILHHRFQGFWWNLHSNQSGTWSVNDVHPTHIERFRYEISEAFTECHNEGKTEQCSPLLETSDYSVSAIHLKHNGPCLGYVVCEKPKWNIQTDRVAEMGLRPGSWMKDLKSDTATPTIDIEGRTFDLAALRNDLLVESPGESLAYLTDFLLDDATSEQLQEILDDCTTVVCEAQYRDQDIDLAQRNFHTTTTAVSQLAARSGVGNLVLFHLSDRYTRGEWGEMLTECRTIFPDTEFPKDWNIEAESNGS from the coding sequence ATGACTCTCCACTTCCAGGTGCTTGGAAAACCAGGCCGCGATAATGCACTTTTCGTTCGCGTCGAGTCGGGACAATCGATCGCGCGATTACTGTTTGACTGTGGCGATGGTTGCTTATCGAGCCTGCCATTTTCCGAGATCCAGGCGATCGATCATCTGTTCTTTTCGCATCTGCACATGGACCACATTGGCGGTTTTGATTCGTTTTTCCGTTGTACATTCAATCGCGACGTCAAGCCAAACGTGATTTGGGGGCCTGCCGGTACGTCTGCGATTCTGCACCATCGATTTCAAGGGTTCTGGTGGAATCTTCACTCGAATCAATCGGGAACATGGTCTGTAAACGACGTGCACCCGACCCACATTGAACGATTCCGCTACGAGATTTCCGAAGCGTTTACTGAATGCCACAACGAGGGTAAGACCGAACAATGCAGTCCGCTACTGGAAACGAGCGACTATTCGGTCTCTGCGATCCACCTGAAGCATAACGGCCCCTGCCTGGGGTATGTGGTTTGCGAAAAACCGAAGTGGAACATCCAGACCGACCGTGTTGCTGAAATGGGTCTGCGTCCCGGTTCATGGATGAAAGACCTTAAGAGTGACACTGCGACCCCGACGATTGACATCGAGGGCCGGACATTTGATCTCGCGGCACTACGAAACGATTTGTTAGTTGAATCGCCTGGCGAATCGCTCGCATACCTGACTGATTTTCTGCTGGACGATGCAACGAGCGAACAACTGCAGGAAATTTTAGACGATTGCACCACGGTTGTCTGCGAAGCACAGTACCGGGATCAGGACATCGATCTCGCACAACGCAACTTTCATACAACGACAACAGCGGTCTCCCAGCTGGCCGCCCGCTCCGGTGTCGGCAATCTCGTCTTATTCCATCTATCCGACCGGTATACGAGAGGTGAATGGGGTGAGATGTTGACCGAATGCCGAACGATTTTTCCCGACACTGAGTTCCCCAAAGACTGGAACATCGAAGCGGAGAGCAACGGCAGCTGA
- a CDS encoding cation:proton antiporter, whose amino-acid sequence MNFFDIAGILVALAAAFAFINHKLLKLPTTVGLMLLAMLHAIALLLIDRIVPGATVLTAAETLIGSIDFDQTLMQGMLGYLLFAGALHVNLNDLKEQTAAIALLATIGVLATTFIVGGLTYLITGWLGIEVRFIYCLIFGSIVAPTDPIAVLGIFKSLGAPKSLETKIAGESLFNDGVGVVVFIALLGIAGLGGHGESHADENPQKSNQVVQQSEQEPPHEAQAGTEVTEVTEDTETNASDVAKLFALEAGGGIALGFVLGLLAFLLLRSIDHYATEILISLAVVTGGYALAMKLHLSGPLAMVVAGLILGNHGRTLAMSDKTRQHLDTFWELVDELLNAVLFVLIGLEVLVLSFQEKYLLAGALAIPAALLARFLSVGTVITALKKLAGRQFTSHAIKVMTWGGLRGGISVALALSLKEEIHAQQSQYDTVGELILTMTYVVVAFSILVGGLTIGPMLNRLGLAGQSKTDAH is encoded by the coding sequence ATGAACTTCTTCGATATCGCCGGCATCCTCGTGGCCCTCGCAGCGGCCTTCGCATTCATTAACCACAAACTGCTCAAGCTGCCCACAACGGTCGGCCTGATGCTGTTGGCGATGCTGCACGCAATCGCCCTGCTGCTGATCGATCGAATCGTGCCCGGGGCGACGGTGCTCACCGCGGCCGAAACGCTCATCGGCTCGATCGACTTCGACCAGACACTGATGCAGGGCATGCTCGGTTACCTGCTCTTTGCCGGGGCACTGCACGTCAACCTCAACGACCTCAAGGAACAAACCGCGGCCATCGCCCTGCTCGCGACCATCGGCGTCCTCGCCACGACATTCATCGTCGGCGGGCTCACTTATCTCATCACCGGCTGGCTCGGCATCGAGGTCCGCTTCATCTACTGCCTGATCTTCGGCTCCATCGTCGCCCCCACCGACCCGATTGCGGTCCTGGGAATCTTCAAGAGCCTCGGTGCCCCCAAATCGCTGGAAACCAAGATCGCCGGCGAGTCACTGTTCAACGATGGCGTCGGCGTGGTGGTCTTTATCGCACTCCTGGGCATCGCCGGTTTGGGCGGGCATGGCGAGTCACACGCAGACGAAAATCCGCAGAAGTCGAACCAGGTCGTTCAGCAGAGCGAACAGGAACCTCCGCACGAGGCGCAAGCAGGCACAGAGGTCACCGAGGTCACAGAGGACACAGAGACGAACGCCAGCGACGTCGCGAAACTCTTCGCCCTCGAAGCCGGCGGCGGAATAGCGCTGGGCTTTGTGCTGGGGCTGCTCGCATTCCTGCTGTTGCGATCCATCGATCACTACGCGACGGAGATCTTGATTTCGCTGGCGGTCGTGACAGGCGGATACGCGCTGGCGATGAAGCTGCACCTCTCCGGGCCGCTGGCAATGGTGGTCGCAGGACTGATCCTGGGGAACCACGGCCGCACACTGGCGATGTCTGACAAAACCCGCCAGCACCTGGACACGTTCTGGGAGCTGGTCGACGAACTGCTGAACGCGGTGCTGTTTGTACTGATCGGCCTCGAGGTCCTGGTGCTGTCGTTCCAGGAGAAATATCTGCTGGCCGGAGCGCTGGCCATCCCCGCGGCACTGCTGGCGCGATTCCTCTCCGTGGGCACGGTGATCACCGCCCTGAAGAAGTTGGCCGGCCGACAGTTCACATCGCACGCGATCAAAGTTATGACCTGGGGCGGTCTTCGCGGCGGAATCAGTGTGGCCCTCGCCCTCTCGCTCAAGGAAGAGATCCACGCCCAGCAATCGCAGTACGATACCGTCGGCGAACTCATCCTGACCATGACCTACGTCGTCGTCGCCTTTTCCATCCTCGTCGGCGGCCTGACCATCGGCCCGATGCTCAACCGCCTGGGCCTCGCAGGACAAAGCAAAACAGACGCCCATTAA
- a CDS encoding class I SAM-dependent methyltransferase has product MSFDRAVSLARYNWPLYLTCCLMAAVGFTIWTTQLGPPPVLYLGLFGAVVATWYAIASFVAFHIMFDRPDFLSGDWLTRCVELPPQSCVQLSICIEETTLPVPKIFPLAEYIELDLFDDSLMTEPAIARAKQKSGDSPILAAKPDALPLSDNSSELTVVTLVAHEIRDASQREALFRELARITTSGGRLIIAEHLRNVAAATVFGPGLFHFYPRFTWITLAKNTELEIEYEFDITPFFHIFVLRHSGCSHKGYGQI; this is encoded by the coding sequence ATGAGTTTTGACCGCGCTGTTTCCCTCGCTCGATACAACTGGCCGCTTTACCTCACCTGCTGCCTGATGGCAGCTGTAGGATTTACCATCTGGACGACCCAACTGGGGCCGCCGCCGGTCCTTTACCTGGGACTCTTCGGTGCTGTGGTTGCGACCTGGTATGCGATCGCGTCTTTCGTCGCATTTCACATCATGTTTGATCGTCCTGATTTTCTTTCCGGTGATTGGCTAACTCGTTGCGTCGAACTGCCGCCCCAATCATGTGTCCAACTAAGTATCTGCATCGAGGAAACGACTCTCCCCGTCCCGAAAATATTTCCTCTCGCCGAATATATCGAACTGGACCTGTTTGACGATTCCTTGATGACCGAACCGGCAATTGCCAGAGCAAAGCAGAAGTCTGGCGATTCCCCGATTCTCGCCGCCAAACCAGATGCACTGCCGCTGTCAGACAACTCTTCTGAATTGACAGTGGTGACTCTCGTTGCGCACGAAATCCGCGATGCGTCACAGCGCGAAGCACTTTTTCGGGAGCTGGCACGAATCACCACATCGGGAGGGCGGCTGATTATTGCCGAACATCTTCGCAACGTTGCAGCCGCTACGGTATTTGGCCCGGGGTTATTCCATTTCTACCCTCGGTTCACCTGGATAACGCTGGCGAAAAATACAGAACTCGAAATAGAATACGAATTCGATATCACGCCATTTTTCCACATCTTCGTGTTGCGTCATTCGGGATGCAGCCACAAAGGGTACGGACAGATATAA